Genomic window (Pseudomonas sp. L5B5):
GGCCTCGGGTGATTTCGTCCAGCGCGTGAGTCAGCTCGCTGCCCAGGGCAATGGCCTTGTCCAGCAATTGTTCCTGCTCGATGACATCCAGCACCGCCAGGGCCGCGGCGCAGGCCAGGGGATTGCCCGCGTAGGTGCCGCCCAGGCCACCGGGACCGATGCTGTCCATCAGGTCGGCGCGTCCGACCACGCCCGAGAGCGGCAGGCCGCCGGCCACCGATTTGCCGAACACGATCAAGTCGGCATCAACGCCCATCTGTTCCATGGCGAAGAACGTCCCCGTGCGACCTGCGCCGCATTGCACTTCGTCGGCGATCAACAGGATGCCGTGCTGGTCGCACAGGGCCCGCAGCGCGGTCATGAAGGCCGCCGGGGCGGTATGGAAACCGCCTTCGCCCTGCACGGGCTCGATGACGATCGCGGCGATATCGGTCGGTGCCGCATCGCAATGGAAGATCCGCTCGAGGCTGGCCAGGGCCTGTTGCGTATCGACTTCGACACCGTCGGGAAACAGCGCACGGTAGACATGGCCCGGCATCAGTCCCATGGCGCTGCGGTAAGGCGCGACCTTGGCGGTCATGGCCATCGTCAGGAACGTGCGGCCGTGGAAGGCTCCGGTAAAGGCGATGACGCCGGTTCGTCCGGTGGCTGCCCGGGCCACCTTGATGGCGCTTTCCACCGCTTCCGAGCCGGTCGTCAGCAACAGGCTGCGCTTGTCGAACGCCCCCGGCATATAGCCGTTGATGCGCTCGCACACGCTGATGTAGTGCTCGTAGGGCAGCGCTGCGAAGCAGGTGTGCGAGAACAGCGCCAGCTGGGCTTGCACGGCCTCCACCACGCGCGGATGCAAGTGCCCGGTGTTGAGCGCGGCAATGCCGCCGGCGAAGTCGATGTAGCTCCGGTCATTGGCATCGATGAGTCGCGAGTTGCTGGCGCTTTTCACGTAGACGGGGTGGAGCTGGTTGATTCCACGCGCCACGGCGGACTGCCGACGGGCGTCCAAGGACGGGAATTCACTCTGCATGGGGAACCTCCGGTTGTTGGGCCAGACCGCACCCGGCACGGGCTGTTCACGCGTACCGGGCAGCTTGAGGGTTGGGGTCAGCGCTGGCGCCACTGGACCAGGGCCAGGTCGGCTGCCTGGTTCAGCTCTTCGCGGTCGCCGTAGCGGTAGCTGTCGAGGAAGTCGAATTTCACCGGGGTCATGCCGCGATCGAACAGCGGCTTGATACCGCCGGGTGGATTGTGGGCCCACAACAGCAGTGAGTCGGCGAAGGGCTGGCTGGCTCGGGACAGGAAGCGGTTGGAGAAGTCAGCGAAATCGATCGGCAGATGCTCGCGGTTTTCCTCGAACAGGCGCTGCAGTACTTCGATGGTCTGCGCTTCGCTCTGGCTACCCGCTGCGTAGCTCTCCATCGCCGTGCAGGCGTGTTCGAACAGCGCCTCGAAGGCAGGGCTTTCGATGGACAGGTGGCCGGCGTAGCTTGCGTTTTCAAAGGCCTGGCGCAGCTTTGCGTCATCGCCGTCGGCCAGGTAGTCCGCGTAGATCTTGCGCAGGCGCAACACGCCGATATAGCTGCCGCTGATCCACACCCGGAACCAGGCATTCCACAGCGTGAAGCTGTCGAAGGCGGTAAAGGAATTGGCCACCAGGCGGTCGTTGATCCTGACCACCTCCAGGCTGTAGTCCTGGTAGGCGAGGAAGTCGGTCTTGTCCCAGGTGTTGGTCCTGACCGCGTCGATGAGCGCGGGCGCCACGCGAGCGATCGACTCGAAGGTGTTGACCAGGCCGCGGGAAAACAGCGGATCGACAAACCCCACCGCGTGTCCCAGCAGGCAGTAGCGATCGCCCACGCTTTCGCGGCTGGTGTAGTTCAGCCGTGGGGCCACGGTCCATTCGCGCACGCGGGCGGCGCCTTCGAAGTGACGGGCCACCGTGGGGTGTTCATCGAGAAAGCGCTGGAACTCTTGTTCTGGATCGACCGCAGGCCCGTGTTTGTCGATGTCCACTTGCAGGCCGATGCTGCACAGGGTGTTGGTCGAATGCGGGTGGTTGTCGAACGGAATGATCCACAGCCAACCGCCTTCGAACATGTGGTGCAGAGTGCTTTGTGCCAAGGCTGTCGGCGAGCCCGTGACGTCGGTGCCGGCCACTGCCTCTTCGTACAACTTCACTCCGGTCATGTGGGTGAAGAGCGAGCGCGTGCGTGCCTGCATCTCGCGTGCGCCTTTGCGCAGCTCGAACTTGTCGGCGATCGGCGAGCGATAACCGGCGGCGTCGACCACGTAGCTGGCCTTGATCTGTTCATTGCCCAGGTTCAGCAGCATGCCGTCTGGCGTCTCTTCGATGTCCTGAATGCGCACTTGCTGGCGGACCGTGGCGCCCAGGCGGGCTGCCAGTGCCAGGTAGTAGGCATCGACGTCCTGGCGAAACAGGTGGGCTTCTGGCGCGATGACCGGGGTGGACACGACATCCAGCGGGTTGTGCTCGCAGTTCTTGCCGTTCCAGGCAAAGCTGAAGGCCAGCTTGATGCCGGCGCTGGAGGAGCCGACATGCTTGATCAGCGAGTTGAGTTCGCCGGGGTACGCCAGTTCCGCAATGCCGTAGCGCTTGGCAAGGATTTTCAGCAGCACGGCGCTTTCCGGCACCATCGATTCGCCAACGGCAAAGCGTGGATGGCTGCCTGCATCGATGATGACGGTCTTGACGCCTTGGCTGGCCAGAATCGCTCCCAGCATGGTGCCTGCGATACCGCTACCGATGATTGCTACATCAAAAGTCTGGTTGTGCATTTTTCGATTTCTCAATGTGGAGGGCGAAGGGGGCAGTCACAAGCAAACGAGCCGCGTCTGGACCTCGATCCCACGATCGGGCTCGAAGTCGGCGCGGCACAGGAACAGGTATTCGGCCTGGCCGCTTTGCAGCCAGTGTTGCGCCAGGCTGTCGGCGATGGGCCGGGACGTGGCCTCGGGCATCGTCAACACCAGGGTCGGCCCCTGGAAGCCATAACGGGTGCAGCAGATGGAGAGCGGAGCGCCGGCATTGGCGTTGATGAAGTCGACCGGCGACACGCGGCCGCGCGCCTGGAGGTCGCTCACGATCTTGCCGGTCAGCTGGCTGGGGAACGCACTTCCGTACTGGATCATGCCGACATTGGCACGGTGCTCCTCCAGCGCTCCGACATGCTGTTGATGCAAGGCACTGACGCTTTCCAGCACGCTGAAGACCAGCGGGTCCGAACTCTTGAGGCCCCGACGCAGGTTTTCGTCGAGATCCGAATAGGTCAGCGAATGGGCGTTGCTGATATCGAGTGTTTTCATCTCAGATCCTCGGGCGGCCTTATTGGTCGAAGCGCTGGAACACCAGGGCCGTGTTGAAACCGCCGAAACCTATGGTCAGGCTCAGGCCTACCTTGCTGCGGGTGCTGGCCGGCTGCCCGACCGGCAGGTCGAACTCCAGGTTCGGCAGCGGTTGCTGCAGGCCGAACACCGCTGGCACGACCTGGGTCTGCAGGGCCTTGATCAGCGCAATGGCCTCGATGGCGCCGGTGGCCCCAAGGGTGTGTCCGAAGGCACCCTTGGTGGCGAAGACCAGAGGGTGGTAGTCGCCGAAGTACTCGTTGTAGGCAGTGCTCTCGACCCGGTCGTTGGTGTAGGTGCCCGAGCCGTGGGCATTGATCAGGCCGACCTGGTTGCGGCTCAGGTCGGCCTGCGCCAGTGCGCGATCCAGCGCCAGGCGGATGCCTGCTCCGGTTTCATCCGGCGCGGTCAAGCCGGCGGCATCGTTGGCGGCGCCACAACCCAGCAGATAGGCATAGGGCTTGTGTTTCTCCAGCCCTTCGCGTTGCAGCACGACAAACCCCGCACCCTCGCCCAGCAGGGTGCCGTCGTGGCCCTGGTCGAAGGATTTCAAGGTGGTCGCCGAGAGCGTGCCCAGCGCTGTGTGGGCCAGCCGCTTGGCGTCCCCCAGCACGTCGGCTCCGCCGCAAACGCACAGGTCGGCCTGTCCCGAGCGAATCAGGTGGGCGCCCAGCAGGATGGCGTCGGAACCCGACGAACAGGCGGTCGACAGGGCCAGCGCGGACAACCCGACCCTGGCGCCCACTTCATCCGTCCAGTGGTGCAGCGGATCTTGGTGAAACGGCTCGCTGTCGAGCCGGTAACCCAGGCTCGTGCCGATGATCAGCAGCGCGTGGGGGTTGGGCGCCTGTCCATCGACCCTGGCATCGCGCAACGCCGACTCGACGGCCTTCGCGGTGAGCTCGATCAGCCGCGCCTTGTGGTCGGGGTTGTCGATGTCCTCGAGGTACGCGGCACGGTCATTCTTGAGCCGCAATTCACTGGGCAGGGGCCGCACGCCTGACTGGCCGTCGAGCAGGCGCGCCGTGACGGCATTCACGTCGTCGCCCAGTGCGGTGTTCCATCCCAGACCTGTAACAACGACGACATTTGATCTGACGTCCATGATCGTCACCTCATACATAGTGCACAGGAGTGAAGGGTTGCCGGCCCGGTGGCCGGGCAACCGCTATCAATTGAAGGTTCGTTGAAATTCGTCGAGCGGCTTGCCGCTCACGGGCGATGGATAGAAGTTGTCTTCGATGTGATTGCCCTTGAGCTGGATCTGGCGAATGAACGGATCTTTCTGCAGCCAGCGCTCGCTATGGATGAAGTGCGGGTGGATGTCGGCAGCGTTGAATCCGTCCAGCTCGTCCGGGTGGACCAGCTTGCGCTTGGGTTTGTCCAGGACCTGGGCGTAGGCCGAAACATCGAAGTAGCGGATGCGCTTGTCCTGGATCACGGCATTGATGCAGTGCCAGCGCTGGGGCAGGTACAGGTAGTTGACGAAGATGTTGCGCACGGCATAGACGCGCTCGCCGGTCATGACATGCAGCAGGGTCCCGGCGACATCCGCCATCTGCGAGCAGAAGCAGGGCAGGCGAGTGTCGGGCTCGAGCATGGCGTGCAGATAATCGTCGACGCCCAGCGCGGCGATCACCGTGTCCCGGTAATGTTGGTAGCGCTGGATGTGCTGTGCCCACTGCTCCTGCGGGTACTTGAGGCGCACGATTTCCGGCGCGTAGGTCTGGAACACGTCCGACTCTTGCAGGACATGGCACAGGGTCAGGGGCACCTTGGCCATGATGTCTTCGATCGAGCGCAAGCCGTGCAGCGCAATGACCTGCCGGGCCAGTGATTGGGTATGGCTGTTCATGGGGGCTCCTTACTTGTGGTTCGTCATGCTCTGGGCATCGCGGTGCAGCAGCGCTATCGCCAGGGGCCGCTCGTAATGCTTGAGCTGCTTGAGCAGGCGGGTCTTGAAATGGTCGCCCTGGTGTTCGCGCACCACATCCCGGTCGACGGTCAGTTCCAGTTGGAAACCCGCCAGCGTCGAGGCCTCCCTGACCACCTCGGTCCGGCACGCCAGGACGCCGGGCACGCGCTTGCACAGCTGCTTGATCGCACCCAGGTTGACCTTTTCATCGCGGATGACGATGAAGTCCGAGTTGCGACCCTTGAAGTACAGGTAGCCTTCGTGGTCCTGGCTGAAGATGTCGCCGGTCTTGAGCCAGCGCTTGCCCTGCAGTTCGATGATCGGGGTGTGGCTGTCCTGGCCGATTTTCCGGGTCAGCAAGGTGTCCGAACTCACCAGCAACTCCCCTTCGAGGCTGTCTTCGCCGGGCCGCAGGAGCATCACCTGGGTGCCGTCCAGGGGCAGCCCTACCGAGCCCAGGCGCTGGGGGGACACTCGGTGCGCCGCGCAGGTCGAGACCCGCGGCCCGGCTTCGCTGATGCCATAGGTCAGGTACAGCTCCAGGCCGGGATGGCTTGCCAGGCACTGGCTTACCTCCGCTGGCGCTGCCTGGTCGCCACCGACGGTGAGCAGGCGCAGGCAGGGCGCGAAGGGTTGCGGGTGGGCATTGAGCTGGCGCAACAGCACCGGTGTCACCGAGCTGGCGGTGATGTGGTGCTCGCGCAGGTCTTCCAGGTAGGTCGGTACCAGGAACGGCGGGCCGCTGATGACCAGGTGTGCGCCCAGTTCCAGGGCCGCGATGGTCTGGGCGACCAGCGCCGTGGAGTAGTACATCGGCAGGTTGACCAGGATGCGGTCGGCGCGCGTCAGGCCGATGCTGCGGGCATGGCGCAACGCATTGGTCTGCAGGGAGCTGAACCAGTGGACGCAACCGCTGCTGAAGGCTCGCGAAGTGCCTGAGGTGGCGATCACGACCTGGCCCGCCTGGGTGAGCGGCAGCGGTGCATTCGCCACGTGGCCGACCTGCCAGCGGCCGAGTTCCGCGGCCTGGGATACCCCGTAGCCTGTCCAGGTGGTGTGCTGGGCAGCGGAACGGATCAGTGCGCCAGCGGCAAAATCCACGATCATCTGCGCGACCCGTTCCCCGGGGGTGGTGGGGGCGATCAGTGCCGGGACGTAACCGCTGTTCAGCACGGCGGCAAACATGGCCAGCAGGTCGGGGCTATTGGGGAGCGCGATCAGTACCACCTGTCCGGCCGGCAATGGCTGGTCTTGCCAGTAGGCCAGGTAATCCTCGTAGAGACTGGATACATCGGCACGCTCGCCCACGCTGGCGGTGGTGGAGATGTTCTGCAGTTGGCCGGGGAAAATGTAGTGTTCCCTTTGCCCGAATTTGGCGAGGCTGTTCATTGTTGCAATGCCCCGGACTTTTCGATGACCAGGCTGGACAGCGTGTGCACGCTGAAGAAGTGCTCAGGCACGAACTCTTCTTCGGCGATCTGGATCTTGAACTCCTCTTCGCACTGGAACTTGAGCTCGATGAAGCCGATGGAATCGACCCCCACTTCCGAGGCCAGGCCCGCGGTCTCGTTGATTCCGGACATCGGGATATCCAGGTCCAGGCGCTCGGAAATGATTTCCTTGATCTTATTGGCTACAAGAGTGGCATTAAGCTGAGTCATGTTTAGCTCCACAAGGGTCATTGCATCAGTTGAAGTTTTTTTCCGCGATGGCGGGTCGGGCGAATGCTCGA
Coding sequences:
- a CDS encoding beta-ketoacyl-[acyl-carrier-protein] synthase family protein gives rise to the protein MDVRSNVVVVTGLGWNTALGDDVNAVTARLLDGQSGVRPLPSELRLKNDRAAYLEDIDNPDHKARLIELTAKAVESALRDARVDGQAPNPHALLIIGTSLGYRLDSEPFHQDPLHHWTDEVGARVGLSALALSTACSSGSDAILLGAHLIRSGQADLCVCGGADVLGDAKRLAHTALGTLSATTLKSFDQGHDGTLLGEGAGFVVLQREGLEKHKPYAYLLGCGAANDAAGLTAPDETGAGIRLALDRALAQADLSRNQVGLINAHGSGTYTNDRVESTAYNEYFGDYHPLVFATKGAFGHTLGATGAIEAIALIKALQTQVVPAVFGLQQPLPNLEFDLPVGQPASTRSKVGLSLTIGFGGFNTALVFQRFDQ
- a CDS encoding acyl carrier protein, whose amino-acid sequence is MTQLNATLVANKIKEIISERLDLDIPMSGINETAGLASEVGVDSIGFIELKFQCEEEFKIQIAEEEFVPEHFFSVHTLSSLVIEKSGALQQ
- a CDS encoding NAD(P)/FAD-dependent oxidoreductase, with the translated sequence MHNQTFDVAIIGSGIAGTMLGAILASQGVKTVIIDAGSHPRFAVGESMVPESAVLLKILAKRYGIAELAYPGELNSLIKHVGSSSAGIKLAFSFAWNGKNCEHNPLDVVSTPVIAPEAHLFRQDVDAYYLALAARLGATVRQQVRIQDIEETPDGMLLNLGNEQIKASYVVDAAGYRSPIADKFELRKGAREMQARTRSLFTHMTGVKLYEEAVAGTDVTGSPTALAQSTLHHMFEGGWLWIIPFDNHPHSTNTLCSIGLQVDIDKHGPAVDPEQEFQRFLDEHPTVARHFEGAARVREWTVAPRLNYTSRESVGDRYCLLGHAVGFVDPLFSRGLVNTFESIARVAPALIDAVRTNTWDKTDFLAYQDYSLEVVRINDRLVANSFTAFDSFTLWNAWFRVWISGSYIGVLRLRKIYADYLADGDDAKLRQAFENASYAGHLSIESPAFEALFEHACTAMESYAAGSQSEAQTIEVLQRLFEENREHLPIDFADFSNRFLSRASQPFADSLLLWAHNPPGGIKPLFDRGMTPVKFDFLDSYRYGDREELNQAADLALVQWRQR
- a CDS encoding aminotransferase class III-fold pyridoxal phosphate-dependent enzyme, with product MQSEFPSLDARRQSAVARGINQLHPVYVKSASNSRLIDANDRSYIDFAGGIAALNTGHLHPRVVEAVQAQLALFSHTCFAALPYEHYISVCERINGYMPGAFDKRSLLLTTGSEAVESAIKVARAATGRTGVIAFTGAFHGRTFLTMAMTAKVAPYRSAMGLMPGHVYRALFPDGVEVDTQQALASLERIFHCDAAPTDIAAIVIEPVQGEGGFHTAPAAFMTALRALCDQHGILLIADEVQCGAGRTGTFFAMEQMGVDADLIVFGKSVAGGLPLSGVVGRADLMDSIGPGGLGGTYAGNPLACAAALAVLDVIEQEQLLDKAIALGSELTHALDEITRGLGVHCRIRGLGAMVALELFDDARQSVPATDLTRLLVRLAQQRGLLLLACGPRHNVIRFLMPLTIDTQTLADGLSILGQCLGDITSVSSFV
- a CDS encoding class I adenylate-forming enzyme family protein, which produces MNSLAKFGQREHYIFPGQLQNISTTASVGERADVSSLYEDYLAYWQDQPLPAGQVVLIALPNSPDLLAMFAAVLNSGYVPALIAPTTPGERVAQMIVDFAAGALIRSAAQHTTWTGYGVSQAAELGRWQVGHVANAPLPLTQAGQVVIATSGTSRAFSSGCVHWFSSLQTNALRHARSIGLTRADRILVNLPMYYSTALVAQTIAALELGAHLVISGPPFLVPTYLEDLREHHITASSVTPVLLRQLNAHPQPFAPCLRLLTVGGDQAAPAEVSQCLASHPGLELYLTYGISEAGPRVSTCAAHRVSPQRLGSVGLPLDGTQVMLLRPGEDSLEGELLVSSDTLLTRKIGQDSHTPIIELQGKRWLKTGDIFSQDHEGYLYFKGRNSDFIVIRDEKVNLGAIKQLCKRVPGVLACRTEVVREASTLAGFQLELTVDRDVVREHQGDHFKTRLLKQLKHYERPLAIALLHRDAQSMTNHK